GTCCGCCCCTTCATGTGGCCGTTCTGGCGCGCGCTGCCCCCGAAAGGCAAGATCGGCGTGCTGTTCAACAACTGGTACACCGAACCGATCCGCGAGCGGGTGGAGCGCAGCAGCAAGAAAGCCGATTTTGACCAGCAGATGGACGAAATTCGCCGCTTTGAGGAGATGCTGGCCCACGAGGGCGTGCTGCTGATCAAGCTCTGGTTCCACCTCTCCAAGGATGGTCAGAAAAAGCGTCTGAAGGAGCTCGAAAAGGATCCCAAGACGCGCTGGCGTGTCACCGATCGCGACTGGCACTACTTTGAACGCTACGAGCGCTACCGGGACGTCGCCGGGCGCGCGCTGCGTCTGACCAGCACAGGTGACTGTCCGTGGACGATCGTTGACGGCAGCGATGCACGCTTTCGTGCGCTGTTTGTCGGTCGTGTGCTGCTCGACGGCCTGCGCAAGCGCCTCGACACCGCACAGCGGCACTGGATGCCGCGCAAGACGGCGGCGCCGCTGCCGCCCGCGATCGATTCGCTCAATCTGCTCAACAGCCTGCAACTCAAGCAGGACATGAGCAAGAAGGAGTACGAGGACCTGCTGGAACGTTACCAGGGCCGGTTGGCGCTGCTGACCCGCGATCCTGCCTTCCGCGAGCACGGCGTGGTGCTGGTCTTCGAGGGAGGCGACGCCGCGGGAAAGGGCGGCGCAATCCGGCGCATCACGGCCGCGCTCGATGTGCGTCAGTACCGCATCATCCCGATTGCTGCGCCGAGCGAGGAGGAGCTTGCCCAGCCCTATCTGTGGCGCTTCTGGCGTCACCTGCCGGGCCGGGGAAAGGTCGTGATCTTTGACCGCTCCTGGTATGGCCGGGTGCTGGTCGAGCGGGTCGAGGGCTTCTGCTCCGAGGCGGACTGGATGCGGGCGTATGGCGAGATCAACGATTTCGAGGATCAGCTGGTGCAGGCCGGTACGGTCGTCGTGAAGTTCTGGCTTGCGATCAGCAAGGATGAACAGCTGGCGCGGTTCAAGGCGCGTGAAGCTGAGCCGCACAAGCGCTTCAAGATCACCGAGGAGGACTGGCGCAATCGCGAGCGCTGGGACGATTACGCACGTGCGGTGTGTGACATGGCAGACCGCACCAGCACTGAAAACGCTCCGTGGACGCTGGTCGAAGCCGACAACAAGCTGTTCGCGCGAATCAAGATCCTGCGCACGGTGTGCGAAGCCCTTGAGGCGGCAATGGCAAAGTGAGAGCCTGCCTGACCGGCGTAGGCAGCGGCAATGAAGATGTCTGTTACAAAACAGGGCTTCACGCTTTCTTGCAATGCAACATCAAACTGCGGTTGTGTCCGTTAGAATTGAAACATGACAACAACGTGAGGCGGCGCACGCCAACGGCGGCAGTCGTCTGCTTAAACCAAGCGGTGAATTCTTGAGCGATGATTCTTCCCCTGAAACCACTGCCGATACCGGTGCAAACAAGCCGGCGGCAACGGGTTTCGACTCGACGGCCCAGTTCGTGGCCTGGGTGCGTGGTGCAGCCCCCTATATCCATGCCTTTCGAGGCAAGACCTTCGTTGTTGGCTTTGGAGGCGAAGTGGCTGGTGGCGAGCTCGCGCAGAAGCTTGCCTACGACTGCAACCTGCTTGCCGCGCTGGGTATCCGCCTGGTGCTGGTGCACGGCGCGAGACCGCAGATTGATGCGGAGATCGAGCGCAGGGGGCTCGAGTCGCGGTTTCACAACGGCCTCCGGGTGACCGACCCGGCAGCGCTCGAATGCGTCAAGTCCGCCATGGCGGTGACCCGCTTCGAGGTCGAGGCCCTGCTTTCCCAGGGCTTGCCCAATACGCCGATGGCGGGCAGCTACATGCGCGTGACCGGTGGCAACTTCATTACGGCGCGCCCGGTCGGGGTGGTCGACGGTGTCGATTACCAGTTCACCGGCGCCGTGCGCAAGATCATTGCCGACGAGATCAATGCCGACCTCGATCAGCAGAACGTTGTCCTGATCACGCCGCTGGGCGTGTCTCCCGCCGGCGAGATCTTCAACCTGTGCATGGAAGAGGTGGCAGAAGCAGTTGCGGTCGCGGTGAAGGCCGAGAAGCTGATCTACCTGTGTGATGCGCCGGGCCTGCTCGACAGCGACGGCGAACTGATCGAGTCCGTTACGGCCGACGAGGCGCAGCGGCATTTCGATGCGGGTGAGGGGCTTACCGAAGACCTGCACCTGTATCTGCCGTGTGCGATCCGGGCGGTTCGCAAGGGCGTCGCACGCAGTCACCTGATCGACCGCGACGAGGACGGCGGCCTGTTGCTCGAGTTCTTCACTCACGCCGGTGTAGGCACCGTGGTGTCGCGGGACGCACTGTTCCGCCTGCGCGAAGCGGGTATCGATGACGTCGCGGCGCTGGTGTCGCTGATTTCGCCGATGGAAGCCGACGGCACCCTGGTGCGACGGGGCAGGGAGTTGCTCGAGCAGGAGGTCGAGCGCTTCACGGTGGTCGAGCATGACGGCATGCTGGTCGGGTGTGCGGCGCTCTACCCATTCACCGAAGACAACGCGGCCGAGCTTGCCTGCCTCGCCGTCGTGCCCGAATACCGTCGAGCGGGCCTTGGTGATCAATTGCTGAAGCGGATTGAGCGCCGGGCGAGAATGCAGCGCCTGGAGCGGCTGTTCGTTCTTACCACCCGCACTGCACACTGGTTCCGCGAGCGCGGTTTCAGTGAAATCGGACCCGAGACGCTGCCTCAGCGCAAACGCGATCTGTACAACCTGCAGCGTCGCTCCAAGGTGTTTGTAAAAGCGCTATGAATCGCGCTGCCGCCATGCTCTCGCGCACGACATCGCCACCGGGGGCTGGCGGCGAATGCTGAAGATTCCGCACATCTGGCGCCGCTCGGCGCGCTCGCGAAAAGCGGACGATGCCGCCGAACT
This genomic interval from Parazoarcus communis contains the following:
- the pap gene encoding polyphosphate:AMP phosphotransferase — protein: MFESAELGHRTDKETYDEAVPALRAALLDAQFELLDSKQFAVVVLINGIDGAGKGETVNLLNEWMDPRHIEAWAFDTPTDEASVRPFMWPFWRALPPKGKIGVLFNNWYTEPIRERVERSSKKADFDQQMDEIRRFEEMLAHEGVLLIKLWFHLSKDGQKKRLKELEKDPKTRWRVTDRDWHYFERYERYRDVAGRALRLTSTGDCPWTIVDGSDARFRALFVGRVLLDGLRKRLDTAQRHWMPRKTAAPLPPAIDSLNLLNSLQLKQDMSKKEYEDLLERYQGRLALLTRDPAFREHGVVLVFEGGDAAGKGGAIRRITAALDVRQYRIIPIAAPSEEELAQPYLWRFWRHLPGRGKVVIFDRSWYGRVLVERVEGFCSEADWMRAYGEINDFEDQLVQAGTVVVKFWLAISKDEQLARFKAREAEPHKRFKITEEDWRNRERWDDYARAVCDMADRTSTENAPWTLVEADNKLFARIKILRTVCEALEAAMAK
- the argA gene encoding amino-acid N-acetyltransferase; its protein translation is MAWVRGAAPYIHAFRGKTFVVGFGGEVAGGELAQKLAYDCNLLAALGIRLVLVHGARPQIDAEIERRGLESRFHNGLRVTDPAALECVKSAMAVTRFEVEALLSQGLPNTPMAGSYMRVTGGNFITARPVGVVDGVDYQFTGAVRKIIADEINADLDQQNVVLITPLGVSPAGEIFNLCMEEVAEAVAVAVKAEKLIYLCDAPGLLDSDGELIESVTADEAQRHFDAGEGLTEDLHLYLPCAIRAVRKGVARSHLIDRDEDGGLLLEFFTHAGVGTVVSRDALFRLREAGIDDVAALVSLISPMEADGTLVRRGRELLEQEVERFTVVEHDGMLVGCAALYPFTEDNAAELACLAVVPEYRRAGLGDQLLKRIERRARMQRLERLFVLTTRTAHWFRERGFSEIGPETLPQRKRDLYNLQRRSKVFVKAL